The region TACCTCCTTTTTTGTCATAGGCACCTGCCCACGGATATAGTCGTCATCCCCGGGACCGGGCTGGGGATAAAGCTGTCCTTCCGCCGCCTCTGTATTCTCCACCAGAACACAGGCCAGGCTGCCAAAGGGAAGGCGCTCATCCTCCATCAGAAGCTCGGCAGGAGTCATTTCCCAGGCAATGCGTTCATCCTCATATGAAAAATTTTCTCCGGCCCATATGGTCACGTTGCTCATTCCGCTGCTGACCAGCTGACGGCACAAATCCGGCACGCTGCCGGCTCCGCCCAGCAGGATAAAACAGCTCCTAAAGCTGCGGATATGGGCAACCACATCGCAGTCCCGTCCATGGCTGCTGACCGGATGGACATTCTGCCAGCTCTTTCCCAGCCTGGCGCAGAAATAGGACAGGCTGGACACACCCGGCACAAATTCCACGTCCCATCCTTCACGCACAAATGCCTTGGCCGCCGCCTCAGCCCCGCTGTAAAAGCCGGTGTCTCCCGACAGCACCAGAGCTGCCTCATCCCACCGGAAGCTGCCCAGCCACTGAACCATCTCACTTGGCTTATAGGCTGAAAATATCCGCTTCTTATCGGTGTACGCGCTGACGCTGTCCAGCATCCGGTCCGCACCCATCACCACCTGGGCCGCCTCCAGGCAATCCATTGCCCGGCCCGTCAGCTGGTCCTCTCCCCCCATTCCTATGCCCACCAGATATACGATTGGCCTTAAATCATCCATATATGCTTCCTTTCTTTTCATGGTCCATCCACTCCTTCAGCTGTCCCTTTATCTCATCTAAGGATATGCCTTCCCCGCTGCCCGGCCGGTCAATCACCACTGCCGCAGCGCCGGCCCTGCGCGCTGCCTTTATCTTTTCCGAAAAGCCTCCGGCCGCGCCGCCGTCCTTGGTCACCAGATAAGCGCATCCGTATTCCCTGAGCTGTGCCAGATTCATTTCCTCTGAAAAAGGTCCCTGCATGGCGATGATATGGCGGCCCTCAAATCCCAGACTCCTGCACCGGGCCACGGCCTCCTCCGAGGGCAGGACCCTGGCATAAATTCTCTGCTCATAATCCCTTATCCTTGTGTACGAGCTCAGCTCCTTGCTGCCTGTTGTCACCAGAATATTTCCCGTCACAGAGGACAGCCATGTGACTGCCGTCTCCACATCCGGCATATGGACTACCCCCGCCCCCGGCCGGCTGTCCCCGATCCCCGGCTCGCGCAGGCACCTTATAAGCCGCAGTCCCTTTCTTCCGGAACAGGCAATCCTTATGTTTCGGGTTACTTCCACCGCATATGGATGGGTGGCGTCAATGACAAATCCCGGCCGCAGCTCATCAAACATCTGCTCCATTTCCGTGACATCCAGACGCCCCTGGCGTATCTCCATGCATCCGGCATGGTCCGGCCTGCATATATCCTCCAGCAAATCCCTTCCATACCCGGTAGCCACACAGATTACAAAGGGCTGGTTAAGCTCCTGAAGGTATTCGGCCAGCAGCCTCCCCTCCGTGGTCCCGGCAAACAGTACGATATTCTTCTTAATTTCCTTCATACCGGTAACCTCTCGGCGTGACCATATAGGGGCCAATCTGCCTGGTATGGGAATTGCCGATGTAAACCGTGGTGAACATGTCCACCCGGCGTTCCTTCAGGTCCTCCAGGGCAAGGACCTCCATCCCTTCCCCTTCCCTGCCGATGTTCACAGCCAGCCCGCACACGGTATGCCCCGGCCTGTACTTGAGAATACGGCTGCATGCCTGCCGGAAATAGTCAGGCCGTCCCCTGCTGGCCGGGTTGTACAGACATATGACAAAATCCGCCTGGGCCGCGGCCTCCACCCGGTTCCATATGACTTCCAGGGGCGTAAGCCGGTCGCTTAAGCTTATGACGGCAAAATCGTGCATCAGCGGGGCTCCCAGAACCGCCGCCCCCGCGCAGGCAGCGGTGATTCCCGGCACGGTCCTGACGCTGACACCTGGATACTGCTCTGCCAGTTCCAGTATGAGGCCCGCCATTCCATAAACCCCTGCGTCCCCGCTGCATATCATGGCTGTATTCTTTCCCTCCATACAGCAATCAAAGGCCTTCCGGCACCGTTCCTCTTCCCTGGTCATGGCAGTGGTCAGGAATTCCTTATGGGGGAACAATCCCCTTACCAGGTCCACATAGACCGTGTAACCGGCTATGACCTGGCACTGCTCCATCACTTCCAGGGCCTGTCCCGTCATCTGCTTTTTTTCTCCTGGTCCCATTCCCACCACATAGAGTGTTCCGGGCTTGTGTTTCCCCCGGGCATCTTCACGGCCCACACGGAATCCGGTGGTAAAGGCAGGGTCGTAAAGCTTTGATCGCTCATAGCCGGTCTGGGACACGGTATTTCCCACCACAATAAGCGCGGTTTTATGGATTCCTTCCCTGTCTGCCGTCTCCTTTAAGGCGGCTAGCGTACACCGGACCACCTTCTCGTCCGGCCAGGTTGCCTTATATACAATGGCTGCGGGCGTATCCCCCGGATATCCGCCCTTCATCAGCTCCTCTGACAGTTCCCCCGTCATTCCGGCGCTGAGGAATATCACCATGGTGCTGCCGTGGGCGGCAAATTTCCCTATGGATTCCCGGTCCGGCACAGGAGTCCTTCCGGCCATCCTGGTTATGACTACGCTCTGGCTGATGCCGGGCAGGGTATATTCCATCCCAAGCGCCGCCGCGGCTCCGCAGAAGGAGCTGACTCCGGGACATATATCATATCCTATCCCCCTGGCGTCCAGACCGTCCATCTGTTCCCGTATGGCACCGTAGAGGCAGGGATCTCCGGTGTGAAGGCGCACCGTGGTAAGACCGTCCCGTTCCGCCTGTTCCATCACTTCCAGGACCTGCTCCAGGTCCATGGTGGCGCTGTCATAAATCCTGGCATCCTGCCTGGCCCAGTCCAAAAGCTCCCGGCTGACCAGGGAACCCGCGTATATAACCACATCTGCCTCCGACAAGAGTCTCTGCCCCCTGACCGTAATCAAATCAACCGCACCTGGACCTGCTCCTACTATATGTATCATCTTATTCCGCCTTTCATCTGTTCCTCATTCTGTCCGTAAAGTACATAAGCAAATCATCTGCTCCGGTGGTCGCGCCCAGTATTCCGCGTTCATTGGTAAATACAATGGCCTCTGCCCTCAGACCTTCACCGGCCCGCCGTTTCACATGCTGTTCCAGCCGCCCCATCACCCGCTTCATCACCTGTTCACGCAGGCCATCCTCTGTCTCCAGGAGGCGCAGCCCCTCGTCCACGGTCACTGCTTCCAGAATCTGTTCCACCAGCTCCCTTTTTGCGCCGCAGGCAGCTCCGTGGGCTGCCAGGATTTCCATTCTCCCGTCCGCCCAGGAGGAATGGGTATTCATGATACCTGCTGCCAGTTTGATCAGCTTACCGCCATGGCCTATGAGCAGTATGGACTCCGCCCCTTCTTCCACCGCCATGTCAATGGTACTGCCTATGAAGTTGCTGCATTTCACAGCCTGTCCCAGGCCAAGTCCAAGTACATTGCCCACAAAGCTCTCACCGTAATTTCCCGGTGTCACCAAAAGGTTCTTCTCCCCCTTGCGGATCCTCTGCCTCAGCTCCAGCCGTATGGTGTCAAGAAGCGCTGTCTCGCTCATGGGCTCCACTATTCCGCTGGTCCCCAGTATGGATATGCCTCCCCGGATTCCCAGACGGCTGTTAAATGTCCTATGCGCTACCTCAAACGCTCCCGGTACACGGATTTCAATGGAAAGCACACCTTTAAAACCGGATTCCCGGCACACACCGGCCACCTGTTCAAATATCATCTTCCTGGGAACCGGGTTAATGGCAGCCTTTCCCACTTCACAGCTCAAACCGCACTGAGTTACCCTTCCCACTCCCACACCTCCGGATAAATACAGCCGTAATCCGTCTTTTTCATACACATAATCCCCACCGGCACAGCCAGCATCGCCGCTGTCCGCATCCGGCAGCCGGATCTGTGAATACACCATAAGCCCGTCCGTCACATCCGGGTCGTCGCCTGCATCCTTTCTGACGCCGCAGGATACGCTGTTTTCACCCGGATCCATCTCCTCCACCTCCAGGTCCAAACGGATTCCCTTTGGCGTTGTCAGGGATACCTGCTCCATTCTCCTGCCCTGCA is a window of Enterocloster clostridioformis DNA encoding:
- the cobM gene encoding precorrin-4 C(11)-methyltransferase, producing MIHIVGAGPGAVDLITVRGQRLLSEADVVIYAGSLVSRELLDWARQDARIYDSATMDLEQVLEVMEQAERDGLTTVRLHTGDPCLYGAIREQMDGLDARGIGYDICPGVSSFCGAAAALGMEYTLPGISQSVVITRMAGRTPVPDRESIGKFAAHGSTMVIFLSAGMTGELSEELMKGGYPGDTPAAIVYKATWPDEKVVRCTLAALKETADREGIHKTALIVVGNTVSQTGYERSKLYDPAFTTGFRVGREDARGKHKPGTLYVVGMGPGEKKQMTGQALEVMEQCQVIAGYTVYVDLVRGLFPHKEFLTTAMTREEERCRKAFDCCMEGKNTAMICSGDAGVYGMAGLILELAEQYPGVSVRTVPGITAACAGAAVLGAPLMHDFAVISLSDRLTPLEVIWNRVEAAAQADFVICLYNPASRGRPDYFRQACSRILKYRPGHTVCGLAVNIGREGEGMEVLALEDLKERRVDMFTTVYIGNSHTRQIGPYMVTPRGYRYEGN
- the cbiD gene encoding cobalt-precorrin-5B (C(1))-methyltransferase CbiD, translated to MGDSYIYKNQKKLRWGYTTGTCAAAASLAAAVMLLQGRRMEQVSLTTPKGIRLDLEVEEMDPGENSVSCGVRKDAGDDPDVTDGLMVYSQIRLPDADSGDAGCAGGDYVYEKDGLRLYLSGGVGVGRVTQCGLSCEVGKAAINPVPRKMIFEQVAGVCRESGFKGVLSIEIRVPGAFEVAHRTFNSRLGIRGGISILGTSGIVEPMSETALLDTIRLELRQRIRKGEKNLLVTPGNYGESFVGNVLGLGLGQAVKCSNFIGSTIDMAVEEGAESILLIGHGGKLIKLAAGIMNTHSSWADGRMEILAAHGAACGAKRELVEQILEAVTVDEGLRLLETEDGLREQVMKRVMGRLEQHVKRRAGEGLRAEAIVFTNERGILGATTGADDLLMYFTDRMRNR
- the cobK gene encoding precorrin-6A reductase; its protein translation is MKEIKKNIVLFAGTTEGRLLAEYLQELNQPFVICVATGYGRDLLEDICRPDHAGCMEIRQGRLDVTEMEQMFDELRPGFVIDATHPYAVEVTRNIRIACSGRKGLRLIRCLREPGIGDSRPGAGVVHMPDVETAVTWLSSVTGNILVTTGSKELSSYTRIRDYEQRIYARVLPSEEAVARCRSLGFEGRHIIAMQGPFSEEMNLAQLREYGCAYLVTKDGGAAGGFSEKIKAARRAGAAAVVIDRPGSGEGISLDEIKGQLKEWMDHEKKGSIYG
- the cbiE gene encoding precorrin-6y C5,15-methyltransferase (decarboxylating) subunit CbiE, producing MKRKEAYMDDLRPIVYLVGIGMGGEDQLTGRAMDCLEAAQVVMGADRMLDSVSAYTDKKRIFSAYKPSEMVQWLGSFRWDEAALVLSGDTGFYSGAEAAAKAFVREGWDVEFVPGVSSLSYFCARLGKSWQNVHPVSSHGRDCDVVAHIRSFRSCFILLGGAGSVPDLCRQLVSSGMSNVTIWAGENFSYEDERIAWEMTPAELLMEDERLPFGSLACVLVENTEAAEGQLYPQPGPGDDDYIRGQVPMTKKEVRRISLEKLCIGAQAVCYDIGAGTGSVAVEMGMEIRKRGGSGQVYAIERNRQALQLIESNCQKFHGSWMGFHIVEGEAPEAMEGLEPPTHAFIGGSGGHMREIVAALLDANPHVRIVANAITLETVGEILACMKEFEFATGEITQIWAAPVDTVGSYHMPKAQNPVYVAVMQDPKDDGGEIQWQEL